The nucleotide sequence GCGCGCCATCGCGACCGTGTAGCGGGTGTTCTTCAGGCCGTTCTGCGCCTCGTTCTTGATCGGCGCCTGCGTCGGCTTCTGCTTCATGCCCGGCTCGAAGCCGCCGCCCTGGATCATGAAGCCGTCGATGACGCGGTGGAACAGCGTGTTCGAGTAGTGCCCGCTCGTCACGTAGGCGAGGAAGTTCTTGGACGACTCGGGGGCGCGGGCTTCGTCGAGCTCGATCGTGATCACGCCGTGGTTGGTGTGCAGTTTGACCATGAGGGCCTCACTTCGCCGGAAGGATGGTCGCCGATTCGATGACGATCGGCTCGCGGGGGACGTTCTGGTGCGGGCCGGCATTGCCGGTCGCCACCTTGGCGATCTTCTCGACGACGTCCATGCCCGAGACGACCTTGCCGAACACCGTATAGCCGTAACCCTGCGGCGTCGGCTCCTTGTAGTTCAGGAAGTCGTTGTTCTTCAGGTTGATGAAGAACTGCGCGCTGGCAGAGTGCGGGTCCGGCGTGCGCGCCATCGCGATCGTGCCGACGTCGTTCTTCAGGCCGTTCCCGGCTTCGTTCTCCACCGGGGCGCGGGTGGGCTTCTGGCGCATGTCCTTGTCGAAACCGCCACCCTGGATCATGAAGCCGTCGATGACGCGGTGGAAGGTGGTCCCGGCGTAGTGCCCGTCCTTCACATACTGCAGGAAGTTGGCGACGGTCTTGGGCGCCTTGTCGGGATAGAGCTCGAGGACGATCACGCCACGATTCGTCTTGAGTTCGACGCGCGGGTCGGCGGCGAGCGCCGGGGACACGGCGGCGAGGAGGGCGAGGGCAAGCAGCAGGATTCGCAAGGGTCGGGCTCCGGTGGTTGGGGGGTCGATCGGGAGTCTAGCGTGGCGCGCTCGCGTCGCTCGCGGGCGCGCTTTCGGTCGAGGGCGTGCCGGCGGTCGAAGGTGTGCTCTCCGTGGAGGGCGTCCTCTCGGTCGAAGGCGCGCTCTCCTTGGAGGGCGTGCTCGCGGTCGTGGGCGCGTTCGCGGTCGAAGGCGCGCTCGTGGTCGAGGGCTTGCTCGCGGGAGAGCGTTTGGGCGTCGCGGCCGGCAGCTCGCGCGCGAGCGCGAGCTTCGCCCGCACCGTCCGGTTGCCGACGTCGAGGTCGAGCGACTTCTGGTAGGCGCGCGCCGCGAGGCGCGCATAGACATCGCCGAGGTTTTCGTACGCGACCGCGGAGTCCGGGTTGGCGCGGATCGCGCTCTCGAGCGCGTCGCGCGCCCGCTCGTACTCGCCGCGCGAGGCGTAGA is from Candidatus Eisenbacteria bacterium and encodes:
- a CDS encoding peptidylprolyl isomerase, whose product is MRILLLALALLAAVSPALAADPRVELKTNRGVIVLELYPDKAPKTVANFLQYVKDGHYAGTTFHRVIDGFMIQGGGFDKDMRQKPTRAPVENEAGNGLKNDVGTIAMARTPDPHSASAQFFINLKNNDFLNYKEPTPQGYGYTVFGKVVSGMDVVEKIAKVATGNAGPHQNVPREPIVIESATILPAK
- a CDS encoding peptidylprolyl isomerase, coding for MVKLHTNHGVITIELDEARAPESSKNFLAYVTSGHYSNTLFHRVIDGFMIQGGGFEPGMKQKPTQAPIKNEAQNGLKNTRYTVAMARTSDPHSATAQFFINVNDNGFLDHKAPNPQGWGYCVFGRVADGKDVVDRIKSVKTGHRGGMHQDVPVEDVIIERAEVV
- a CDS encoding tetratricopeptide repeat protein, whose protein sequence is MRIASLLALLACSGLLGAAVAQSDDLAAAGAALRAGELDDAAAAIDRYLVAKPADERGRFLKGVILSEQGRTNEAFDVFFALTLDHPELAEPYNNIAVIYASRGEYERARDALESAIRANPDSAVAYENLGDVYARLAARAYQKSLDLDVGNRTVRAKLALARELPAATPKRSPASKPSTTSAPSTANAPTTASTPSKESAPSTERTPSTESTPSTAGTPSTESAPASDASAPR